In Euphorbia lathyris chromosome 10, ddEupLath1.1, whole genome shotgun sequence, a single genomic region encodes these proteins:
- the LOC136209344 gene encoding arabinosyltransferase RRA3-like, with protein MMMLGRRDGGLMRNSSSAHSVRKSRIGIAIAIGIILGCIFAFLFPHGFYFSIPQSQTRRFSNSISQAVSKSCESSEKLNMLKSEFAEASQKNAELKKQVRELTEKLRLTEQGKDQAREQFVVLGEQHKAGSFGTVKGLRTSPTVLPDESVNPRLAKILEEVAIQKEIIVALANSNVKEMLEVWFTSIKKVGIPNYLVVALDDEIDNFCESNNVPVYKRDPDEKIDSIGKSGGNHAVSGLKFRILREFLQLGYSVLLSDVDIVYLQNPFDYLYRDSDVESMTDGHNNATAYGYDDVFDEPAMGWARYAHTMRIWVYNSGFFYIRPTIPSIELLDRVAYRLAHEEAWDQAVFNEELFYPSHASYNGLHASRRTMDFYLFMNSKVLFKTVRKDANLSKIKPVIIHVNYHPDKFPRMKAVVEFYVNGKQDALKPFPDGSDW; from the exons GCTTGGCCGCAGAGACGGAGGTTTGATGAGAAACAGCAGCAGCGCTCACTCTGTTCGCAAATCCAGAATCGGAATCGCAATAGCTATTGGAATTATCCTCGGTTGCATCTTCGCCTTCCTTTTTCCTCATGGGTTTTACTTTTCAATTCCTCAATCTCAAACGCGCCGCTTCTCCAATTCCATTTCCCAG GCGGTATCAAAATCTTGTGAATCATCTGAGAAGCTGAATATGTTGAAATCAGAATTTGCAGAAGCATCCCAGAAAAATGCTGAGTTGAAGAAACAAGTTAGGGAGCTCACAGAAAAACTCAGATTAACTGAGCAGGGTAAAGATCAAGCACGGGAGCAATTTGTGGTTTTAGGGGAACAGCATAAAGCTGGTTCTTTTGGCACCGTTAAGGGTTTAAGAACGAGTCCAACTGTCCTCCCAGATGAATCTGTCAACCCTAGATTGGCAAAGATACTAGAGGAAGTTGCCATCCAGAAAGAGATTATAGTTGCTTTGGCAAATTCAAATGTGAAAGAAATGTTGGAGGTTTGGTTTACTAGCATCAAGAAAGTAGGTATACCCAATTATTTGGTTGTTGCTttggatgatgagattgataACTTTTGCGAATCAAACAATGTTCCGGTGTATAAGAGGGATCCTGATGAGAAGATTGATTCAATAGGAAAGTCTGGAGGCAACCATGCTGTTTCGGGATTGAAGTTTCGCATATTGAGGGAGTTTTTGCAACTGGGATACAGTGTTCTCCTCTCAGATGTTGATATTGTGTATTTACAGAACCCTTTTGATTACCTTTATCGGGATTCAGATGTAGAATCCATGACAGATGGTCATAACAATGCAACAGCTTATGGTTATGATGATGTCTTTGACGAGCCTGCTATGGGTTGGGCACGATATGCTCATACAATGAGGATATGGGTTTACAACTCAGGCTTTTTCTACATTAGACCAACAATTCCATCGATCGAGCTTCTCGACCGTGTAGCCTATCGGCTGGCTCATGAAGAAGCTTGGGACCAGGCAGTTTTCAATGAGGAACTGTTTTACCCTTCACATGCTTCTTACAATGGTCTTCACGCCTCGAGGAGAACcatggatttctatctcttcaTGAACAGCAAAGTCCTCTTCAAGACTGTGAGGAAAGATGCTAACTTGAGCAAGATCAAGCCTGTAATTATTCATGTAAATTACCATCCTGATAAGTTTCCACGGATGAAAGCAGTCGTGGAATTCTACGTTAATGGCAAGCAAGATGCACTGAAACCCTTCCCTGATGGATCAGACTGGTAG